The following are from one region of the Arcobacter defluvii genome:
- a CDS encoding Crp/Fnr family transcriptional regulator, which translates to MRKNSPNYLCSIELLQSVNHFKGIKDSELDKILENCTVMSLPKKYLIQQSLLEENIFLIMKGRAKLSKIDLKSGRECILTLLKVGDLFDIVTLLDIKDRDISVEAIDDLQLLKMPIKIAHNLLDSNPEFNKSFLPYLGTRIRQLEDFATNLALYNTKTRLMKLILENCDYTDKIDNSYLVKSINDLSHEVLAQMLGSVRKVINSDLQKLKKDNIITSVRGNLLIKDLDKLKNEIKKS; encoded by the coding sequence ATGAGAAAAAATTCACCAAATTACTTATGTTCTATTGAACTCCTTCAAAGTGTAAATCATTTTAAAGGTATAAAAGATAGTGAGCTTGATAAAATATTGGAAAATTGTACAGTAATGAGTTTGCCAAAAAAATATTTGATTCAACAGTCACTTTTGGAAGAAAATATATTTTTGATTATGAAAGGTAGAGCGAAACTTTCAAAAATAGATTTGAAAAGTGGAAGAGAATGTATACTTACACTTTTAAAAGTAGGAGATTTATTTGATATTGTAACTTTACTTGATATAAAAGATAGAGATATTTCAGTTGAAGCAATTGATGATTTGCAATTATTAAAAATGCCAATAAAAATTGCTCATAATTTATTAGATAGTAATCCTGAGTTCAATAAAAGTTTTTTACCTTATCTTGGTACAAGAATAAGGCAACTTGAAGATTTTGCAACAAATTTAGCTTTATATAATACTAAAACAAGATTAATGAAACTTATTCTAGAAAATTGTGATTATACAGATAAAATAGATAATAGCTATTTAGTAAAATCAATAAATGATTTATCCCATGAAGTTTTAGCTCAAATGTTAGGTTCTGTAAGGAAAGTAATAAATTCAGATTTACAAAAACTAAAAAAAGATAATATTATCACTTCTGTAAGAGGAAACTTACTTATTAAAGATTTAGATAAACTCAAAAATGAAATAAAAAAATCATAA
- a CDS encoding response regulator, which translates to MNKIKILIVEDEPIIALNLKQVLSELGYEPYGISNNRCNTLKLLNEKKEIPDLILMDIYLQGPTTGIMLAKELKETLINTPVVFLTANSELATIKEASETLAYGYLIKPYKKSHLQAAIEIAIKKADEDKKNSLNLDAIKNINKSLEQQLLLENETKSRTVKLKYGYLFDKGKDVLYFGDEAVTLTNKELAIVKILCKTPGQNISQEQIEYAIWQDEPAGYAAFRTVLFRLRNKIHKDLIINQKNIGYRIEIL; encoded by the coding sequence ATGAATAAAATTAAAATTTTGATAGTAGAAGATGAACCTATAATTGCATTAAATTTAAAACAAGTATTAAGTGAGTTAGGTTATGAACCATATGGAATTTCAAATAATAGATGTAATACATTGAAACTTTTAAATGAAAAAAAAGAAATTCCTGATTTAATCCTAATGGATATATATTTACAAGGACCAACTACTGGTATTATGTTGGCAAAAGAGTTAAAAGAGACTTTAATAAATACTCCTGTTGTATTTTTAACAGCAAACTCAGAACTTGCAACTATAAAAGAGGCTTCTGAAACTTTAGCTTATGGATATTTAATTAAACCATATAAAAAAAGTCATCTACAAGCTGCTATTGAAATTGCTATAAAAAAAGCAGATGAAGATAAAAAAAATAGTTTAAATTTAGATGCAATTAAAAATATAAATAAATCTTTAGAACAACAACTTTTATTAGAGAATGAAACTAAATCAAGAACTGTAAAACTAAAATATGGATATTTATTTGATAAAGGAAAAGATGTTTTATATTTTGGTGATGAAGCTGTTACACTAACAAATAAAGAACTTGCTATTGTTAAAATATTATGTAAAACTCCAGGTCAAAATATATCTCAAGAACAAATAGAATATGCAATTTGGCAAGATGAACCAGCTGGATATGCTGCTTTTAGGACAGTTTTATTTAGATTAAGAAATAAGATTCATAAAGATTTGATAATAAATCAAAAAAATATAGGATATAGAATAGAAATTTTATAA